The genome window AAAAGGGGTAGTAATAATATTGAGATTAACATTAACATCCCTTGTTCTGTGACCAAAGCCGAACACCATGAGAAATCCAGCAagggagaaggaggaggaggaggaggagaagaagaaggcttCCCCTTTAAGGATTGGGTGTGGAAAGTCTGGGAATTTGCCAGAGAAGATAGCAACAGGGTGAAATTCTCACTGAAAGTGGGGCTGGCAGTGCTTCTTGTCTCTCTGCTCATACTCTTCCGAGCACCTTATGAAGTTTTTGGCACCAATATCATTTGGTCCATCCTCACGGTTGCCATCATGTTCGAATATACAGTTGGTACGCATCGTATGCGCTGGGATACATGAATCCATGCATGCATGCCACAAATATATTGATGTTAATTCATTCCTTACATGCAAACTAGTTAACATCTAGGGTTACTATGTGGATGGTACAAAATAGCACGTATATGCAACTAAACACGACGTGTGTGTGGCAAGTAATTTAAGATCAATATTTAACATATTAAATCATGAGTAGTGATAGCTGATAACGGATACGAATTTATAATATCTAATATGATGTCGATATTTGGTCAAAATGCGTAAACATAGTGAGGCAAAACATCGATCAGTATGCAATATATATACCATGTATTGTCTATTGGAACCCGACCAAGCAAATATTTTCTCTTCAATCGTGTATATAGACTTTGATATGTAACCAAACAACTTAGTCAGTAGTTATACATAGAAGTTCCATGTAACATATATCATTTGTGTTTCTAGGTGCAACATTTAACAGAGGATTTAACCGAGCTCTTGGGAGTTTGCTTGCCGGAGTTTTGGCCATTAGTGTTGCTCAAATAGCACTAAGCTCTGGACGAGTAGCTGAACCTATCATCATTGGCTTTAGCATCTTCCTAATCGGTTAGTCGCGCATCGAATATCCCCAAATGATGATTACAAAAGCCATACACATAGAAATTGATCAAATTATCAAACACTTCAATTTTTGTTGGAAttaattgatgaattttatgcaGGAACCATTACATCGTTCATGAAGTTGTGGCCATCACTCGTGCCATATGAATATGGATTCAGGGTCGTACTTTTCACCTATTGTTTGATCGTTGTTTCTGGGTATCGCTTATCGATGGGAAACCCGATGAGGACAGCAATGGATCGACTCTACTCGATCGCCATCGGAGGGTTTGTAGCAGTCTTAGTGAATGTGCTTGTTTGCCCTATTTGGGCCGGTGAGCAATTGCACAAGGAGCTAGTCAATAACTTTAACTCGGTGGCCGACTCACTTGAAGGTGTGCCAAATAATCGAttgatatttttaatttctaaccACGGTGAAATATAAAAATGGCAAATCCCATGTTAATATAATACCCTGCATGCAACATACACAAACCTAAAAACATATCGTGCATGTAAATCTCTTGTTAATAATACCATGCTGGACATGGACCACATTTTTTATCacatatttatttgtttcaattatcAACCGCTCATAATATTTGATATAACAAGTCATTTGACACATAATCCGATGCTTTCAGTTGAATGTTCACATTATAACATGGTATCAGAATAAATTATCATATTCACTAATTGTTAATTGATTTTGGATTAGATGATTGCATTTGGTCATGATGTAGAGAGAACAACCATGTAAACATCGAAATTtcgcacgttgttcttgtctctttcattTCAGGAAAAATTCGTGTTCACAAACCATTTATGTGTTTTCTTATAATTATTCTCAGAAAGTGTTAGGAAATATCTAGAAGATGATGGGTCAGTGCACCCAGAATTCTCCAAAACTGTTATGGGTGAGTTTCCAGACGAGCCTGCCTATAGGAAATGCCGGAGCACATTGAACTCATCAGCAAAACTGGAGGCTTTGGTAATAAATTAGTTAATTAGACCTCTTTAATTAATTGGTTTTAATACTTTTCCAACGAATAATCTATATAATAATTCCCAAATCCAAAAGTTAACTGAAAAAGTTTAATCATACGTGTTGGCTATATTTTTGAAATGCAAGGCTGTGTCGGCAAAATGGGAGCCCCCACACGGCAGATTCAGGCACTTCTTCTATCCTTGGTCAGAATATGTCAAAGTTGCAGCAGTTTTGAGGTATTGTGCTTATGAGGTCATGGCACTTCATGGAGTTCTGCACTCTGAAATTCAGGTATATATTCCATTCCTCCACTCCTCTCCTCCTCCATGTACATACATGAACCCTTTTGTATATGACTTCTCAAAGGAACACTGCTTCGCTCCCGATATATTAAGAGTCGGTTTTACTTACAGATAAATCCAGTCTCACACATATGCATAgtaattcattaaaattatgaaaagaaaGTTGGGAGTGAACCACCTTCAATCTCTTTTCTAGCTTCATACACATTCATCTTTATTTCTGACTATCGGATTGAATaaactaaataaaaacaatCTACAAGATTAAGCAAGATTATATAAAAAGTTAAAGGACATGTGCTTATCATTTCTAAATTTTTGTTTGCACACATCTCAAACTATGGTCATTTGCGAAAAGAAATGCCTACTCGCAGGTAATTAGTCAAATATGATGTACAATCAGATTGAATATCTACCAACcacataaaaatacataaacCCCTTTCCCTTTTGAAGCATCTACAACCACATAAAAAACATAAACCCTTTTCCATTTTGGAGCTGGGGAATATTTGGAAAGATTAAAGAGTTGGCtgggaataaaataatacaaGTTAATCATACGATGTGTTTATTCCCTTGCTGTTGTTAGTGGTTTCCAATATTTAGGGGACCAGGAATTAAGAATTGGCACcagaataataataattattactaaaataataattaattgacTAGTGCTAAAAGAGATGACGATGATCAATTGGGGTTTGTTTTTAATCGTCAGTCTCAAGCATGTAAAGATATTCCTATGAACTGATTCACAATCACAATTGAATTTGTTCAGAATAAACAAATGTTGGTGGAGATCATGGGGCATTAGAAACTGGGTGGAATTaggtatatattttcttttgcttaTCTCGTTTCTCACTGAACGTGTCACAGGATAAGAGAGataaacataaaataatacaCCCGGCTTCACTCGAGAGTCGAGAATGTGTAGTGAGCACTTGGTTAAAATTGGTTTTCAATGGGGTGAATTGGGTTAGAACAAACGCAAATCTTGATGATAATCTGCTGATAGTATTAATTTTTTACTCGATTGGTGTTTACTGTTTAGGCACCCTACAACCTCCGGATGACATTCCAATCGGAGATCCAAGAAGCGACGAGCCAGGCCGCAGAACTGGTAAGGGGTCTAGGGCAAGACATCAGCGACATGAAAAGAAGCACCAGAACATCCCTACTCAAGAAACTCCACAGCTCAACGGAGCGACTCCAACACGCCATTGACGTGCACTCTTACCTCCTCACATCGCCTTGTGACCCCCCGGACACGAACGGATATTCCAAGCCACTGACCAAGATCTCTCAGACCTTATCCAACAACTTCTCCGATCTCACGAGCCAACTGGCTGATCTCGACAGTAGCAATAGCCTTGACAAGAACTCGAACCAAAGCgctcagcagcagcagcagcagcagcagacgGAGTCTAACAATTACCATGAGCTAATGAGGAAGCAGTCGAGGAGGCAGCATTATTCATGGCCACCTCTACAGGTTGATGCTTTTGAGGAAGAGGGTTCTTCCGGCGACTTCTTGCCACGGATGAAGGCGTTGGAAAGCACTGCGGCGTTGTCCCTGGCCAACTTCACTTCCTTGCTGATAGAGTTTGTGGCCAGGCTTGATCACTTGGTTGAAGCAGTTGATGAGCTGTCCAAGTTAGCCAAGTTCTAACTTGACACGGGAGAAGATTTGTACACAAATACAAGGGGAAATGTCCCACGACATATACCAGATTTCGTGAAAAATAATCATGTAAAAATCGTGTTGCAGTTTCACGAAAAATGAAAATCCAGAAATAAGTTCCTAATTCTTGGCCGATTTCCAAAATATCATTTATAATACATCATTACCGGGTTTTATTATCGCAAGTTGGCTTGTAACTCAATTGTTTAAGGGCTTTCACCCTTTGCACCCAAAGTCCCGAGTTTGAACCCCCTTACTTGATTAAGCAAGCAACCtaatgtttttagtttttgtagcAAATTTAGCAATATTATCAAATCCTAGTTATTTCCTACTTTCAAAATTCTCCATCCAAATGGAACCCTAACCTGATGG of Malus sylvestris chromosome 6, drMalSylv7.2, whole genome shotgun sequence contains these proteins:
- the LOC126625998 gene encoding aluminum-activated malate transporter 9-like, which gives rise to MNDKRGSNNIEININIPCSVTKAEHHEKSSKGEGGGGGGEEEGFPFKDWVWKVWEFAREDSNRVKFSLKVGLAVLLVSLLILFRAPYEVFGTNIIWSILTVAIMFEYTVGATFNRGFNRALGSLLAGVLAISVAQIALSSGRVAEPIIIGFSIFLIGTITSFMKLWPSLVPYEYGFRVVLFTYCLIVVSGYRLSMGNPMRTAMDRLYSIAIGGFVAVLVNVLVCPIWAGEQLHKELVNNFNSVADSLEESVRKYLEDDGSVHPEFSKTVMGEFPDEPAYRKCRSTLNSSAKLEALAVSAKWEPPHGRFRHFFYPWSEYVKVAAVLRYCAYEVMALHGVLHSEIQAPYNLRMTFQSEIQEATSQAAELVRGLGQDISDMKRSTRTSLLKKLHSSTERLQHAIDVHSYLLTSPCDPPDTNGYSKPLTKISQTLSNNFSDLTSQLADLDSSNSLDKNSNQSAQQQQQQQQTESNNYHELMRKQSRRQHYSWPPLQVDAFEEEGSSGDFLPRMKALESTAALSLANFTSLLIEFVARLDHLVEAVDELSKLAKF